The sequence acatatatatatatatatatatatatatatatatatatacatacatacatacatatatatatatatatatatatatatatatatgtatatatatatgtatatatatacatacatatatacatacatatatacatatatatatatatatatatatatatatatatatatatatacatatatatatatatatgtatacacatacatacacacacacacacacacacacacacacacgcacatacacacacacacacacacacgcacacatatacatacatatatatatatatatatatatatatatatatatatatatatctgtatctatatctatatctatatctatatctatatatacatatacatatatatatatatatatatatatacatatatatatatatatatatatatagatagatagatagatatatactctgtgtatatatatgtatatgtatatatatatatatatatatatatatatatatatatatatatatatatatatatatatatatatttgtgtatatataaaaaatatatatgcatacatatatatatatatatatatatatatatatatatatatatatatcatatacatatatatatatatttatatatatatatatatatatatatatatatatatatatatatataatatatatatatatatatatatatatatatgtatatacacatatatctatctatatatatatatatatatatatatatatacatatatatatatatatatatatatatatatatatatatatatatatatatatatatatatatatatatatatgtgtgtgtgtgtgtgtgtgtgtgtgtgtgtgtgtgtgtgtatataacatttatatatatatatatatatatatatatatatatatatatatatataaatatatatatatatatatatatatatacatatatatatatatatgtatatatatagatgtatatatatatatatatatatatatatatatatatatatatatacatatatatatattatatatatatatatatatatataagatatatatatatatatatatatatatatatatatatatatatatagatacatagatagatagatagatagagagatatagatatagatatatatacatatatatatatatatatatatatatatatatatatatatatgtgtatatatatatatatatatatatatatatatatatatatacatacatatatatattatatatatatatttatatatatatatatatatatatatatatatatatatatatatatatatatatatatatatatatatatatatatatgcgtgtgtgtgtgtgtgtgttttttatatatatatatatacatgtatatatatttatatatatatgtatatatttatacatgtatatatatttatatatatgtatgtatatatacatatttatatatatatatatgtatatatatacgtgtatatatatatatatatacatgtatatatatgtgtgtgtgtgtgtgtgtgtgtgtgtgtgtgtgtgtgtgtgtgtgtgtgtgtgtgtgtgtgtgtgtgtgtgttatatatatatatatatatatatatatatatatatacatatatgtatatatatatatgtatatatatatatatatatatatatatatacatgtatatatacatatatccatatatacatatatatatacatatatacatatatatatatatatatatatacatatatatatctttatatatgtatatacatatatgtatatatatgtatatatatatgtatatatgtttatatgtatacatatatatatatacttatatatatatatatgtatatatatatgtatatgatatatacatatatatatatatatatatatatatatatatatatatatatatatatatatatatatatatatatgtatatatatatatatataaacatatatacatatatatatatatatatatatatatatatatatatatatataatatatatatatacatacatatatatatatatatacatatatatatatatgcatatatttatacatatatatatatatatatatatatatatatatatatatatatatatatatatatgtatatatatgtatatggtatatatatatatatatatatatatatatatatatatatatatatatatatatatatatatatatacgcacacacacagacacacacacacacatatatatatatacacacacaaacacacacacacacacacacaccacacacacacacacacacacacacacacacacacacacacacacatatatatatatatatatatatatatatatatatatatatatatgtatatatatatatgcatacatacatacatatatgtatatatatgtatatatatatatatatatatatatatatatatatatatgtatgtatgtatgtatattatgtgtttatgtacacagacacagacacacagacacacagacacacagacacacacacacacactcacacacacacacatatatatatatatatatatatatatatatatatatatatatatatatatatatatatatatatatatgcatgtataaatatatatatatatatatatatatatatatatatatatatatatatatatatatatatatatatatatatgagtgtgtgtgtgtgtgcgtgtggtcccaaaaattgaggatttctggctcgtGGTAACAGCGCccggacccacatcgttggacatggtacagcgatgcgggtaatgcagccaaggagatcgaccacatactctttagcactcgttggaggatcctcttgaattgcagggtgtacaggagcgctgagttctgtggcactgaccatagattggttgtggctatcctcccggtccacttcaaaactccccagcggtcaaatgatcaccctagggtgtttcatttggacaggctgaggaagggggagtgtgcccgcgggtatgctgaggcaatctctggtcgtttcacaaagcttgacaatctgacggaccctgttctcctgtgggatacctttaagcgtgaaactgATGCAGCTCAatatacgattggtgtacgcccgagagcaatacagagtttcatctcgcaggagatacTGGAAACCACAGATGCTTGTCTGGCGGCTCGTCCGACAGGGGATCGGGAAATTCATCGGTCTCATGTGCGCAAAACTCGGTCTCTGTttagaagggataaggaacagtttattaggagtcttgcagaggaggtcgaaggccatttcttagtaaatgaccttcgtcctgcataccaagccctgagaaagctgaactccaagccctcttcacaagtgacaacagttcgcttagtaagcggtcagatcgtttcagatcctgctGCGGTGCaagaacgttgggctgagtattttgagcagttgtaccaggttgacccaccaacagttaacttggatgcggggagtgccgagatcccgttgccggacccacccatcagtgaggatcctccctttCTAACTGAAATTAGGGggacgatttccaagctgaagagtggtaaagcagcagggtataccaggcaaggtactcacccacatccttctgagatgtattagagaccatctactgagccatcagagactggagcaatccggattcactcctggtaagcccACAATAgatcgtatccttgcgcttcgagtcattgtaaagGGCCGGTGTGAGtttgggtgtgggctgcttgcagcctacatcgacctcaagaaggcgttcgacacggtgcatcgggaatcactttgggagatcctgagactaaaAGGAATTCCAATGAGGATTATTGGacatagcaagcctgtatactggtactgaaagtgttgtaaaatgtggtgggggcctttcgagtttctttcctgttagctcaggaatgaggcaaggctgtgtccttgcgccaactcttttcaacacttgcatggactgggtagagctactgttcaaagtcattgtggagcaacagtgggtaatatcaaggttactgaccttgactgtctttggaaaccctagtggtggctctcgatgcatttagtaatgaagcgaagcccttgggtctagagatctcctagaccaagaccaaggtccaggaatttggggacttgctaggagaacctgttcagttggtatgtgcttgtggtgaggacattgaagtcacagagagctttacataccttggtagtgcagttcataattctgggctgtcagaccaggaagtcaacagacggattggcctggcagcaggggtcaagaactctctcgacaagagtatttggagatgtcggtacctgtgcagaaggaccaagttatgggttttcaaggcccagataatgccagttttgctgtacggtaATGAAACcaggacattatccagtgccttggaggctcgtcttgaagccttttgtaataggtccttgcaccggatcatggggtactgttgacgGGACCATGtctccaaccaacggttgcaccgtgagattggcataggacctgttatctgcacaatctgtgatcgccaactcaggctatacagccacctggctcactttcctcaggatgatcctgtccatcagggtggaggaggcctgtggaacgaactaggaagtcgtggcttaggcagatcgaccGAACCTGTCacgaagaactcgagatgggccgaattcctgcctggcgtcttgccatgagggatcccaaaaggtggaagcaaaaggtggatGTGGCTATACGTCCCCATCGGTGTTAGctcccgatgatgatgatgatgatatatatatatatatatatatatatatatatatatatatatatatatatgaactggatactgggcagagctactattcaaagtcattgtggagcaacagtgggcaatatcaaggttactgaccttgactttgctgatgatgttactattctacctaagtagaatatatatatatatatatatatatatatatatatatatatatatatatacatatcaatcaatcacaggggctaacgccgacgggtgcgcatagccgcatccacccttgaCTTCCAGCTACGAGGAaccctcatggcaagacgccaggcaggaattcggcccatctcgagttcttcgtGACAGGTTCggtcgatctgcctaagccacgacttcctagttcgttccacaggcctcctccacccagggttgtttcTAGCAGAGATttcctgatgggcaggatcagcctgtggaaatcGAGCCAGggggccatatagcctgagttggcgatcccggattgtgcaggtaacaggtcctgtgccagtctcactgtgcaactgttggttagacacatggtcccgccaacagtatcccatggtccggtgcaaggacctattacaaaaggcttcaagacgagactccagggcactggataatgtccaggtttcactaccgtagagcaaaacgggcattatcagggccctgaaaacctgtagcttggtccttctgcacaggtaacggcacctccaaatactcttgtcgagtgAGTTCATGagccctgctgccaggccaatccgtctgctgacttcctggtctgacagcccagagttatgaactgcactaccaaggtatgtaaagctctctgtgacttcaatgtcctcgccgcaagcatgtaccaaccgaacaggttctcctagtaagtcccaaaattcctggatcttggtcttggtccaggagacctctagacccaagggcttcgcttcattactaaatgcatcgagagccaccactagggtttccaaagactcagatagaatggcaacgtcatcagcaaagacAAGGTCTGTGACCTTAATATTACCCACTGTTGCTccgcaatgactttgaacagtagctctgcctagtatcctgtccatgcaagtgttggaaagtgttggcgcaaggacacagccttgagtcactcctgaactgacaggaaagaagctcgacaggcccccaccacactttccagcacttttagtaccagtatacaggtttgctattagttcaataatccttgttggaattcctcttagtctcaggatctttcaaagtgattcccgatgcactgtatcgaacgcctttttgaggtcgatataggctgcaagcagcccacgtccgaactcatgTCGGCGCTCTTCAATGGAtggaagcgcaaggatacggtctattgtggacttaccaggagtgaatccagattgctctggtgtctgatgccttagtagatggtctctaatacgtctcagaaggatgcagGCAGgtaccttgcctggtacactgagcagtgtgatgccgcggtgattgctgccgtcccatcggtcccccttccctttgcagagatgaatgaccacacccctcaacaggtcagagggaacggtaccggacagcatgcaatccccgcgccataggttcaccaccagcctttaacagttcagctgggatgccgcaaatacatGCTGCTTTACCACTGTTCAGTTTGGAGATCGCCTACCTAACTTCAGTAAGGGAGgatgggtcctcgctaatgggtgggtccggcactacccacatccaactTAACCGCTGGAGGGTCAatctgatacaactgctcaaagtactcagcccaacgttccggcaccgcaacaggatctgagacgatctggccacctactaagagaactggtcacctgtgaagagggcttggaattcagttttctcagggcttggtatgcaggacgaaggtaatttactaagaaatggccttcgaccttaTCAGCAAGATTcgtaataaactgttccttgtcccttcttaacagggaccgagttctgcgcatacacacacacacacacacacacacacacacacacacacacacatatatatatatatatatatatatatatatatatatatatatatatatgtatgtatatatatatatatatatatatatatatatatatatatatatatatatatatatatatgtgtgtgtgtgtatatgcatttatatacatatgtatatgtatatttatgtatatttatatatatatatatatgtatgtatatgtatatgtatgtaaatgaatatgtatgtatatgaatatgaatgtatatgtatatgtatatatatgtatatatatatatacatatatacatatatatatatatatatatataatatatatatatataatatatatatatatatatatatatatatatatatatatatatatatatatatatatatatatatatgtatatgtacatatatgtgtatatgtatatatatatatatatatatatatatatatatattatatatgtatgtatgtatgtatgtatacatatatatttgtatatatatgtacatgtatatatatatatgtatatatatatatatatatatatatatatatatatatatatatatatatatatatgtaggtatatatatattcaaatatatgtacatgtatatatatatatacatatatgtgtatatatatatatatatatatatatatatatatatatatatatatgtatgtatgtatatatattatgtatatatatatatatatatatatatatatatgtatatatatatgtatatgtctatatatgtatatgtatatatatatatatatgtatatgtatatatatgtatatgtatatgcatatttatatatatatatatatatatatatatatatatatatatatataaatatatatatatatatatatatatatatatatatatatatatatatatatatgtatatatatatatataaatatatatataaatgtatgtatatacatatatatacatacatacatatacatacatatatatatgtatatatttatatatatatgtatatatatatgtatatatacatatatatatacatatatatatacatatatatatgtatatatatatatatatacatatatatatacatatatatatgtatatatatatgtatatatatatgtatatatacatatatatatacatataaatatatatatatatatttatatatatatatacatatatatatatatacatatatataaaaatatatatatatatatttatatatatatacatatatatatatgtatatatatatatatatatacatatatatatatatgtatatatatatatatatatatatatatatatatatatatatatatatatatatttgcaaacacacacacagacacacacacacaaagacacacacacacacacacacacacagagacacacacacacacacacacacacgcacacacacacacacacacacacacacacacacacacacacgcacacacacacacacacacacacacacacacatatatatatatatatatatatatatatgtatatttatgtatgtaaatatgtatatatgtatatatgtatatgtatatgtatgtatacatatatgtatatatgtatatgtatatatgtatatgtatatgtatatgtatatatatgtatatatatatatttatgaatatgaatatgcatatgtatatgcatatgtatatgtatatgtataagtatatatatatgtatatatatgtatatatatgtatatgtatatgtatatgtatatttatatatatacatatatacatatatatatacatgtatatatacatatttatatatatatacatattttatatatatatatatgtagatatatatacatatttatatatatatatatatatatatatatatatgtacatatatatataataaatatatatatatatatatatacatatatatatacatatatatatatatatttatataatatatatatatatatatatatatatatatatatatacacatacatatatatgtatatatatatatatatatatatacatatatgtatatatatatatatataaatatgcatatatatatatatatatatatatatatatatatatatatgtatatacatatatatatatacatatacatatacatatatatatatatatatatatatatatatatatatatatatatgtatatatatacatatatatgtatgtatgtatgtgtatatatataaatatatatatatatgtatatatagatagatagatagatagatatgtatatatatatatatatatatatatatatatatatatatatatatatttaaatacatatatatatatgtatacatatgtatacagtgtaaatatatatacgtatatatgtatatatatgtatttatatacatatgtatatacatatatatatatatatatatatatatatatatatatatatatatacctatatatgaatatatatatatatatacaaatatatatatatatatatacatatatatatatatatatatatatatatatatatatatatatatatatatttatgtgtatatgcataattatatgcatatgtatatgtatatgtatatgtatatgtatatgtatatgtatatgtatatgtatatgtatatgtatatgtatatgtatatgcatatatatatatatatatatatatatatatatatatatatacatatatatatatatatttatatatatatacatatatatatatatatatatatatatatatatatatatacatatatatatatatatatatatatatatatatatatatatatatatatatatgtacatatatatatatatatatatataatatatatatatatatatatatattatata comes from Penaeus vannamei isolate JL-2024 unplaced genomic scaffold, ASM4276789v1 unanchor3786, whole genome shotgun sequence and encodes:
- the LOC138861267 gene encoding uncharacterized protein; amino-acid sequence: MRLDNLTDPVLLWDTFKRETDAAQYTIGVRPRAIQSFISQEILETTDACLAARPTGDREIHRSHVRKTRSLFRRDKEQFIRSLAEEVEGHFLVNDLHPAAVQERWAEYFEQLYQVDPPTVNLDAGSAEIPLPDPPISEDPPFLTEIRGTISKLKSGKAAGYTRDHLLSHQRLEQSGFTPGKPTIDRILALRVIVKGRCEFGCGLLAAYIDLKKAFDTVHRESLWEILRLKGIPMRIIGHSKPVYWY